In one Prosthecochloris aestuarii DSM 271 genomic region, the following are encoded:
- a CDS encoding ABC transporter ATP-binding protein, with the protein MKVYLRFLRYLAPSKSRISLVVIVSMITSLLSVVSIYSILPLLNTLFTSSSTVSQETQITAPVPPPTDQAPEKSVSKIKAKPFNQNIFNIDEAKESIKIFFEKLFYAESKQGMLLKVCLFLIFAFALKNLFIYINKQLIYSIETKTTKRLRDDVFENIIEMQLDYFNKQRVGSLMHHVNHEVQMVNNTISTSLVSFLQAPFSVIVFLVVLLSLNWQLTLFALADVGLIFIIIRTVGVRLKKLAKGFEREMGNMNSILQEKFNGIKVIKASAFEDVEFARFKSFTTDFRRRMIKINRLRNIISPLNETLLIAAIAMVLWFGGIQVFEGRMEGNELLLFAFTLYSVMGPMKSFSEAYTQIQRGMVAAESLFSVLGTEPDIQNGSRPINGFSHSIRFEDVCFKYNKSNSAPYVLDHVSFEVRKGEMVALVGQSGSGKSTVVDLLLRFYDVHSGKITIDGVDIRQLDYKQLRRMIGVVSQEVILFNDSIEQNIGYGVHGQAPHENIVKAAKLANAHAFIEEKPLKYKTQIGDRGIQLSGGQRQRLAIARAMVKNPELLIFDEATSALDNESEKIVQKAIDHALENRTAIVVAHRLSTVKNADRIIVMERGHIAESGSHDELMSNNGLYKMYHDIQFSGTAKEKKESSSHKR; encoded by the coding sequence ATGAAAGTATACCTGAGATTCCTCCGATACCTTGCTCCATCTAAAAGCCGAATTTCACTGGTCGTTATCGTCAGCATGATTACGTCCCTTCTCAGCGTCGTATCGATATATTCCATTCTTCCTCTTCTCAATACACTCTTCACCAGTTCATCGACAGTCAGCCAGGAAACTCAGATAACTGCACCCGTCCCCCCCCCCACCGATCAGGCTCCTGAAAAAAGTGTCTCGAAAATAAAGGCAAAACCCTTTAACCAGAACATATTCAACATCGACGAGGCCAAAGAGTCCATCAAAATCTTTTTTGAAAAACTGTTTTACGCCGAAAGCAAACAGGGGATGCTCTTGAAAGTGTGTCTTTTTCTGATTTTTGCCTTTGCCCTCAAAAACCTTTTCATCTACATCAACAAGCAGCTGATATACAGCATAGAGACAAAAACCACCAAAAGACTACGCGATGACGTCTTCGAAAACATCATTGAGATGCAGCTTGATTACTTCAATAAACAGCGGGTCGGTTCATTAATGCATCATGTCAATCATGAGGTTCAAATGGTCAACAACACCATAAGCACCTCTCTGGTCAGTTTTCTGCAAGCTCCGTTTTCGGTTATCGTGTTTCTTGTCGTTCTGCTTTCTCTGAACTGGCAGCTCACACTGTTTGCGCTGGCTGACGTCGGACTGATTTTTATCATCATTCGAACTGTTGGGGTCAGGCTCAAAAAACTGGCAAAAGGATTTGAGCGCGAAATGGGCAATATGAACTCCATTTTACAGGAAAAATTCAATGGTATAAAGGTCATTAAAGCCAGTGCTTTTGAAGATGTTGAATTTGCCCGCTTCAAATCATTCACTACCGATTTTCGCCGGAGAATGATCAAAATCAACAGACTTCGCAATATCATCAGCCCGCTCAACGAAACACTCCTGATTGCTGCAATAGCCATGGTACTGTGGTTTGGCGGAATTCAGGTCTTTGAGGGAAGAATGGAGGGCAATGAACTGTTGCTTTTTGCATTTACCCTGTATTCAGTCATGGGACCGATGAAATCTTTCAGTGAAGCCTACACCCAGATTCAACGGGGGATGGTTGCCGCGGAAAGCCTCTTTAGCGTTCTGGGCACCGAACCCGATATTCAGAACGGTTCACGCCCGATCAATGGTTTTTCTCACTCGATACGTTTTGAAGATGTCTGTTTCAAATACAACAAAAGCAACAGTGCTCCATATGTACTCGACCATGTCAGTTTTGAAGTCAGAAAAGGCGAAATGGTTGCTCTGGTAGGACAGTCAGGTTCAGGAAAATCAACGGTTGTCGATCTGCTTCTGCGATTTTATGATGTCCATTCCGGCAAAATCACCATTGACGGGGTTGACATCCGTCAACTCGATTACAAACAACTCCGCAGAATGATCGGGGTCGTCAGTCAGGAGGTCATTCTGTTCAATGACTCCATTGAACAGAATATCGGTTATGGCGTTCACGGCCAGGCACCCCACGAAAATATTGTCAAAGCAGCCAAACTTGCCAACGCTCATGCATTTATTGAGGAAAAACCCCTGAAGTACAAAACACAGATCGGGGATCGGGGCATTCAGCTTTCAGGCGGCCAAAGACAGCGTCTGGCCATCGCCAGAGCGATGGTGAAAAACCCTGAACTGCTGATTTTTGACGAAGCGACAAGCGCTCTTGACAATGAATCGGAAAAAATCGTACAGAAGGCCATCGACCACGCACTTGAAAACAGAACAGCGATTGTCGTTGCCCACAGGCTTTCGACAGTCAAAAACGCTGACAGAATTATCGTTATGGAACGGGGACACATTGCTGAATCCGGCTCTCATGATGAGCTTATGAGCAACAACGGACTGTACAAAATGTACCATGATATTCAGTTTTCCGGTACAGCAAAAGAAAAAAAGGAAAGCAGTAGCCATAAGAGGTGA
- a CDS encoding glycosyltransferase family 2 protein: MRYVYLEHSLRLFPYNVGLLNSMSLALAKVVNENRALEFIESYARSHFRHADHDISEALFRLANTGAEMLWKRGNHQGAFSLAGCVLDHPEAGHELLSRILHWQLMTASMDNQPSYIDARLVKRVLSSGELFFGDGFSSVHLIAEALIQLGRVDEAIALLEHHKTDHMAYLSLSNACVSDETQWLRYVNRFFSLLGLDPISLLAGDSERFCRLDAKAESGYCGGPKISVIMTAFNVEKYIATAIRSMLAQTWQNFELLVVDDISTDNTRRIVRDFMAVDDRIKLIENSSNCGTYVSRNKAYDIASGEFVTCHDSDDWAHPYRLESQIDALLKNPEAVSSSSKWVRMHENGIFSFSHPGTYARFNYSSLMFEINRVKPVMGYWDSVRISADSEFIKRLHKTFGSEKSIILDDILMIGLKRRGSLTTNTTTGHKANGISPLRKQYHKSFDQWHKRIDTKSAYLDFPLRQRLFSAPEEIVARCDAAYRKRQGSCRLYR; the protein is encoded by the coding sequence ATGCGCTATGTTTATCTGGAGCATTCCTTGCGTCTCTTTCCCTATAATGTAGGGTTGTTGAACAGCATGTCATTGGCACTTGCCAAAGTTGTCAATGAGAATCGAGCACTGGAATTTATCGAATCCTATGCCCGGTCTCATTTCAGACACGCTGATCATGATATTAGTGAGGCACTTTTTCGGCTTGCAAATACAGGCGCTGAGATGCTCTGGAAAAGGGGTAATCATCAGGGGGCCTTTAGTCTGGCAGGATGTGTGCTTGACCACCCTGAAGCAGGCCATGAGCTGCTATCCAGGATTTTGCATTGGCAGTTGATGACGGCTTCGATGGATAATCAGCCATCATATATCGATGCGCGGCTTGTGAAAAGGGTTCTTTCATCTGGAGAGCTGTTTTTCGGTGATGGTTTTTCATCGGTTCATCTGATCGCCGAAGCCCTTATCCAACTTGGCCGTGTCGATGAAGCGATAGCTCTTTTGGAGCATCATAAGACCGATCATATGGCGTATCTGTCACTTTCCAATGCCTGTGTTTCAGATGAAACGCAGTGGTTGCGATACGTCAACCGTTTTTTTTCTTTACTGGGTCTTGACCCGATTTCTCTTCTTGCAGGTGATTCTGAACGCTTCTGTCGTCTGGACGCAAAGGCAGAAAGCGGGTATTGCGGTGGTCCGAAAATCAGTGTTATCATGACGGCGTTCAATGTCGAAAAGTATATTGCGACAGCAATCCGTTCAATGCTTGCCCAGACGTGGCAGAATTTTGAGCTTCTTGTCGTCGATGATATCAGTACCGATAATACCCGGCGTATTGTCCGCGATTTCATGGCCGTTGATGACAGGATCAAGCTTATTGAAAACAGCTCGAATTGTGGCACGTATGTAAGCAGGAATAAGGCATACGATATCGCTTCAGGTGAATTTGTGACCTGTCATGATTCCGATGACTGGGCCCATCCCTATAGGCTTGAGTCGCAGATAGATGCGTTATTGAAAAATCCGGAGGCGGTTTCAAGCTCGAGCAAATGGGTTAGAATGCATGAAAACGGTATTTTCAGTTTCAGCCATCCCGGCACCTATGCCCGTTTTAACTACAGTTCGCTCATGTTCGAGATCAACCGCGTCAAGCCGGTGATGGGGTACTGGGATTCAGTACGAATCAGTGCGGATTCTGAGTTTATCAAAAGGCTTCACAAAACGTTTGGTTCGGAAAAATCTATTATTCTCGATGATATTCTGATGATCGGTCTGAAACGAAGAGGAAGCCTTACAACAAACACGACAACAGGTCATAAAGCCAACGGTATTTCTCCTTTGAGAAAGCAGTATCATAAAAGTTTCGACCAGTGGCATAAACGGATTGACACAAAGAGTGCATATCTTGACTTTCCACTCAGACAACGCCTGTTCAGTGCACCAGAAGAAATAGTTGCACGATGTGATGCTGCATACAGAAAGCGTCAGGGCTCTTGTCGGCTATATAGGTGA
- a CDS encoding DUF6492 family protein, with amino-acid sequence MLHTESVRALVGYIGERYGIAWRSVLASRLTWTEYSLYFQFLEMTGRLEMIYAKTGCNSVLDLEKSVWHESCCYRRKRRYDRAHFCRNLSRDGEGCFVAVQSWLDERAWLPAGFSGIRDFYDELERWIFSGCCDNGRRSSFWRLPGW; translated from the coding sequence ATGCTGCATACAGAAAGCGTCAGGGCTCTTGTCGGCTATATAGGTGAGCGTTACGGTATTGCCTGGAGAAGCGTTCTTGCATCCCGGTTGACCTGGACGGAATATTCGCTGTATTTTCAGTTTCTGGAGATGACAGGACGTCTTGAGATGATCTACGCTAAAACCGGATGCAATAGCGTTCTTGATCTTGAAAAATCAGTCTGGCATGAGAGCTGCTGCTACCGAAGAAAACGACGGTATGACAGGGCTCATTTTTGCCGGAACCTTTCGAGAGATGGTGAGGGCTGTTTTGTTGCGGTGCAGTCGTGGCTGGATGAGCGGGCATGGCTTCCTGCAGGTTTCAGCGGCATACGTGATTTTTATGATGAGCTTGAACGATGGATATTCTCCGGCTGTTGCGACAATGGCAGGCGCTCGAGTTTCTGGCGCTTGCCGGGATGGTAG
- a CDS encoding glycosyltransferase encodes MKHKQIIGIVLVRNEDIFLKRAIRNISEFCDKIIITDHESEDKTPEIARNLAKNDSRISYKRIAHPKESHEVIEQFAGTDTWIFAVDGDEIYDPEGLMRFRKTLIAGSYDNAWCIKGNVLNCTSIDYTGKTARGYLSPPTRSMTKLFNFSIINRWTDCPQRIHAGNLEFKKHIAEPLTLELFKTVPWENADFRCIHTAFMQRSSLEKRTLTNSRPNPSETLSAAKARNNKAYIRFIRKYLKSFVRLDWKNKKYKDGPLVEKDISVFLL; translated from the coding sequence ATGAAACACAAACAGATAATCGGCATCGTCCTGGTCAGGAATGAAGATATTTTCCTTAAACGGGCAATCAGAAATATTTCTGAATTCTGCGACAAGATTATCATCACTGATCACGAATCAGAAGACAAAACGCCTGAAATCGCAAGAAATCTTGCAAAAAACGACAGCAGAATCAGCTATAAACGAATAGCACACCCAAAGGAATCGCATGAGGTCATTGAACAGTTCGCAGGAACAGACACATGGATATTCGCTGTCGACGGTGATGAAATCTATGACCCTGAAGGCCTGATGAGATTCCGGAAGACTCTAATAGCTGGCTCATACGATAACGCGTGGTGCATCAAAGGCAACGTGCTGAACTGCACATCAATCGACTACACCGGCAAAACAGCCAGGGGTTATCTTTCGCCTCCCACTCGCTCGATGACCAAGCTTTTCAACTTTTCGATCATCAACAGGTGGACTGATTGCCCGCAGAGAATTCATGCTGGCAATCTTGAATTCAAGAAGCACATAGCCGAACCGCTCACTCTGGAACTCTTCAAAACAGTTCCCTGGGAAAACGCCGACTTCAGATGCATCCATACAGCATTTATGCAACGCAGCTCTCTTGAAAAACGGACCCTGACCAACAGTCGGCCCAACCCTTCGGAAACCCTCAGCGCCGCAAAAGCGCGCAACAACAAAGCCTACATCAGATTTATTCGTAAATACCTTAAATCCTTCGTACGACTCGACTGGAAAAACAAGAAATACAAGGATGGCCCGCTCGTTGAAAAGGATATCTCCGTTTTTCTGCTATAA
- a CDS encoding glycosyltransferase family 4 protein yields MKLTLFFSKNISLKKWQETGLLNREIALYRKHAENGIEPHCITYDTVIDEEIKQKISFISAHWNRLKLSKYLYYTLIPFLHWNHLKDTDIIKTNQISGSLPAIRAARIFRKPLIARCGYMLSEFAENKYGRRARRTGRALALEKKLFTSADAIIVTTEEMRKYITERIKGVEEKISVLPNYVDTELFKPEEAAKEFDLIFIGRFSEQKNLKSLLEAIERTGCSSLIIGTGPDAEKLKKQHPSTKITWKDNLPNSELSYWLNRSRIFILPSHYEGHPKTLIEAMACGCPVIGADSPGINSVIQHGVNGMLSPREPAALASSIRQLLTNEELRTNLSTQSRSFALTHYSLDTLAEKEYRVIENTVKRFRNRRAVKQ; encoded by the coding sequence ATGAAACTCACCCTCTTTTTCTCAAAGAACATTTCTCTGAAAAAATGGCAGGAAACTGGCTTGTTGAACAGGGAGATAGCACTTTACAGAAAACATGCTGAAAATGGAATCGAACCGCATTGCATCACCTATGACACTGTCATCGATGAGGAGATCAAACAAAAAATCTCATTCATTTCAGCCCACTGGAATCGTCTGAAATTATCAAAATATCTCTACTATACCCTCATTCCTTTCCTGCACTGGAATCATCTGAAAGACACAGATATCATCAAAACCAATCAGATATCTGGCTCACTTCCGGCAATACGCGCCGCAAGAATATTCAGAAAACCGCTCATAGCACGGTGCGGTTATATGCTCTCAGAGTTTGCAGAAAATAAATACGGCAGGAGAGCAAGAAGAACCGGAAGAGCCCTGGCGCTTGAAAAAAAACTGTTCACCAGCGCTGACGCGATTATTGTAACAACTGAAGAAATGAGAAAATACATCACAGAACGGATAAAAGGCGTTGAAGAAAAAATCAGCGTGCTTCCGAACTATGTCGATACCGAACTGTTCAAACCAGAAGAGGCAGCAAAAGAGTTCGACCTGATTTTTATCGGAAGATTTTCCGAACAGAAAAATCTGAAGAGTCTTCTGGAAGCCATTGAACGAACAGGATGTTCCTCGTTGATTATAGGCACAGGCCCGGACGCAGAAAAACTGAAAAAACAGCACCCTTCAACAAAAATAACCTGGAAGGACAATCTCCCTAACAGCGAACTGTCCTATTGGCTTAACCGCTCAAGAATTTTTATCCTTCCCTCACATTACGAAGGGCACCCGAAAACGCTTATAGAAGCCATGGCATGCGGCTGTCCGGTGATAGGAGCTGACTCGCCAGGAATCAACAGCGTCATTCAGCATGGTGTTAACGGAATGCTTTCGCCCCGGGAACCGGCCGCTTTAGCCAGCAGTATTCGACAACTGCTTACCAACGAAGAGCTCAGAACGAATTTGAGTACACAATCGAGGAGCTTTGCCCTTACGCACTATTCACTGGATACACTAGCAGAAAAAGAATACCGCGTCATCGAAAACACCGTCAAACGATTCAGGAACAGGCGTGCTGTCAAGCAATAG
- a CDS encoding glycosyltransferase family 4 protein yields the protein MWDAIELDRICHEIGIKSIITRKNLAFRNQSVYYLDRRRVLKHWKKRNHRVAFPYYHGNPEKDAESREMLAIISRHHHEIDRIQVTNSFMEMHILDTGIDPNKVFRIPIGVNLSLFKEASPKEKNENRKKIGIPRSAVVIGSFQKDGDGWEEGMTPKLIKGPDVFLESLKILKARIPELFVLLTGPARGYVKKGLETMGIPYKHAMLDDYTDINFYYSVLDLYIIASRDEGGPKALLESMASGIPVVSTKVGQAIDLVQHNLNGCLCEIEAPEELALYAEKILSDSELKKRIENNGWQTARMHGYSNQHSLWNKFFTGFVSF from the coding sequence ATGTGGGATGCAATTGAACTCGATCGGATTTGCCATGAGATCGGTATTAAAAGCATCATAACCCGAAAAAACCTGGCTTTCAGGAACCAGTCCGTCTATTACCTCGATCGGCGAAGAGTTCTCAAGCACTGGAAAAAAAGAAATCACCGGGTAGCTTTCCCTTATTACCATGGGAATCCTGAAAAAGATGCTGAATCACGGGAAATGTTAGCCATTATTTCCCGTCACCACCATGAAATAGACAGGATACAGGTAACCAATTCCTTCATGGAGATGCATATTCTCGATACCGGCATTGATCCGAATAAGGTGTTTCGCATCCCGATCGGAGTGAACCTTTCTCTTTTCAAAGAGGCCAGCCCGAAAGAAAAAAACGAGAATCGAAAAAAAATTGGAATTCCCCGGTCAGCTGTAGTCATCGGTTCATTTCAGAAAGATGGCGACGGGTGGGAAGAAGGAATGACACCGAAACTCATCAAAGGGCCGGATGTCTTTCTTGAATCATTGAAGATTCTCAAAGCACGAATCCCCGAGCTCTTCGTGCTCCTTACAGGCCCCGCCCGCGGTTATGTCAAAAAAGGGCTTGAAACCATGGGCATACCCTATAAACATGCGATGCTCGATGATTATACCGATATAAACTTCTATTACTCCGTTCTCGATCTTTACATCATCGCCTCAAGAGACGAAGGCGGTCCAAAAGCACTTCTCGAATCCATGGCCAGTGGCATTCCCGTTGTCAGTACAAAAGTAGGACAAGCCATCGATCTCGTGCAACATAATCTGAACGGCTGTCTCTGTGAGATTGAGGCCCCGGAGGAACTTGCCCTCTATGCAGAAAAAATCCTTTCTGACTCGGAACTGAAAAAAAGGATCGAGAACAACGGATGGCAAACCGCCAGAATGCATGGATATAGCAATCAGCATTCTCTCTGGAACAAATTCTTTACCGGATTTGTAAGCTTTTGA
- a CDS encoding glycosyltransferase family 2 protein, which produces MHPLVTVLMPVYNGEKHLADAVRSILDQTYRNFEFLVMDDGSTDKSLDIVKSFEDERIIVKRSDRNSGIAKTLNKGIALARGKYIARMDCDDISLPDRLRRQADYLETHSDTGLIGSGIQKIKKSRKQKVFTWPSKDTEIKLDLLFQSAFFHPTIMARASLLRKIGYDEELLYAQDYALWTKLAPETAFANLPEALLLYRTHDEQVTKKKGKQQAAIARLVKENYLFTLFGEITPEQLSVHHDIAERNRNTNLTLAGQWLEALVDMNRKKAIFPEDLFLKMMARKWWNCCKNNNQSAAKLWQDYKKSYLGSIDTGMQRNALKYLLKASFRKQEK; this is translated from the coding sequence ATGCATCCTCTGGTTACCGTTCTCATGCCGGTCTATAACGGCGAGAAGCATCTTGCCGATGCCGTCAGAAGCATTCTTGACCAGACCTACAGAAATTTTGAATTCCTCGTCATGGATGATGGTTCGACGGACAAGAGCCTAGATATCGTGAAATCGTTTGAAGATGAGCGAATAATCGTCAAGCGCTCTGATCGAAATAGCGGAATAGCGAAAACACTGAATAAAGGCATTGCTCTTGCCCGAGGGAAATATATAGCGAGAATGGATTGTGACGATATCAGCCTTCCCGACAGGCTCCGACGACAAGCAGATTATCTTGAAACCCATTCCGATACGGGATTGATCGGCTCAGGTATACAAAAAATCAAAAAAAGCCGTAAACAGAAAGTTTTTACCTGGCCGTCCAAAGACACGGAAATCAAGCTCGACCTGCTTTTTCAATCAGCGTTTTTTCACCCGACCATTATGGCCAGAGCATCATTATTGCGAAAAATCGGATATGATGAAGAGCTGCTCTATGCACAGGACTATGCTTTATGGACGAAGCTCGCCCCGGAAACAGCCTTTGCCAACCTGCCTGAAGCGCTCCTCCTTTACCGAACCCATGATGAGCAGGTGACAAAGAAAAAAGGAAAGCAGCAGGCTGCGATCGCAAGACTCGTAAAGGAGAATTACCTCTTTACACTGTTTGGAGAGATCACGCCAGAACAACTTTCAGTTCATCATGATATTGCCGAGCGAAACAGGAACACGAATCTCACCCTTGCAGGCCAATGGCTGGAAGCACTCGTCGACATGAACCGGAAAAAGGCTATTTTCCCCGAAGATTTATTTCTGAAAATGATGGCCAGAAAATGGTGGAACTGCTGCAAAAACAACAATCAGAGTGCTGCCAAACTTTGGCAAGACTATAAGAAATCGTATTTAGGCTCCATAGATACCGGTATGCAGAGAAATGCCCTCAAATACCTATTGAAAGCATCTTTTCGAAAACAGGAAAAATAA
- a CDS encoding glycosyltransferase family 9 protein yields the protein MTRDWKKKRRFRKALARSLQIISRRNERVPPYQGPLHSIAILAQEKYGDAILLTPLLKNLKIRFPECRIHLITFSKASTAFFRNDPNVWAVHYAKGNPADYLQDVLFHRFDLLFNTKDHPSTNFLLQSLLVRAKSKVGIDNDFHRGLFDYLIKTGFHTHIVRKNCALLEILGQHISVESCRPYIPPMPVSEEIETFSASLQPGTVAGINISAGGPTRYWTEEKWSEVVNNHPSVRFVLFSTPDDLDQKRHLEDRHANVIASPPTANLYETSLIIEKLMLVISPDTAMIHAASCCNVPVVGLYGVATQDQTRFSPFLVPYEMVVSPTAHVRDITVRAVEEAVQKFI from the coding sequence ATGACCAGAGACTGGAAAAAAAAGAGGCGCTTCCGCAAAGCCCTGGCTCGATCCCTGCAAATAATTTCACGAAGAAATGAACGTGTTCCGCCATACCAGGGCCCACTGCATTCGATCGCTATACTTGCTCAGGAGAAATACGGCGACGCGATACTCCTGACGCCATTGCTGAAAAATCTGAAAATCCGCTTCCCCGAATGCCGTATCCACCTGATCACCTTCAGCAAGGCATCGACCGCTTTTTTCCGAAACGATCCGAACGTCTGGGCAGTGCACTATGCAAAAGGCAACCCAGCAGACTACCTGCAGGACGTCCTTTTTCACCGGTTCGATCTTCTTTTCAATACCAAGGACCATCCCTCGACGAATTTCCTCCTGCAGTCGCTTCTTGTTCGCGCAAAAAGCAAAGTCGGTATCGACAATGACTTTCATCGGGGGTTGTTCGATTACCTGATCAAAACCGGTTTTCACACCCACATCGTGCGGAAAAACTGTGCTTTGCTGGAAATACTCGGGCAGCACATCTCCGTCGAATCATGCAGGCCGTACATCCCTCCGATGCCGGTTTCGGAAGAAATCGAAACCTTTTCGGCATCTCTCCAACCCGGGACCGTCGCAGGAATCAACATCAGCGCAGGCGGACCGACACGGTACTGGACTGAAGAAAAATGGTCGGAAGTCGTCAACAATCATCCTTCCGTCCGTTTTGTGCTTTTCTCGACACCGGACGACCTCGACCAGAAAAGGCACCTCGAAGACCGGCACGCCAACGTCATCGCGTCGCCCCCGACGGCGAACCTTTACGAAACAAGCCTGATCATTGAAAAACTCATGCTGGTTATCTCTCCCGATACCGCCATGATCCATGCTGCATCATGCTGCAACGTACCGGTTGTAGGTCTCTATGGCGTGGCAACTCAGGACCAGACACGTTTCAGCCCGTTTCTCGTCCCCTATGAAATGGTCGTTTCGCCGACGGCTCATGTCAGGGACATCACCGTCAGGGCAGTAGAGGAAGCCGTGCAGAAATTCATCTGA
- a CDS encoding glycosyltransferase: MNIVFINSIGRNKFGGGEKWMTNAAGNLARKGHHVILAGKKNSRILNYAAQQGIETAVIEIRSDISPLTTARIARWLKEHRTDILICNLNKDVRVAGLAARIAGTPVVLARHGMLLCSRKWKHKLTLTKLTDGIITNSRTIRETYSGYGWFPTDFVKVIYNGLTIPEKVDAVDFSQRFPGKKIICSAGRLSEQKGFGDLIDTAAIIRKNRDDIVFLVSGEGKLESELKTKVRDLGLEGSFIFEGFTPDIFPWLKGCDLFVLASLFEGMPNVVMEAMAMSKPVITTDVNGARELMEDEKTGLIVPPSDPEAMASVIVSIIDDDRRLATMGSLGKQRVAKHFTTEKMAENLEAHLLEKLRRKGIRK; the protein is encoded by the coding sequence ATGAATATCGTCTTTATCAACTCTATCGGACGCAATAAATTCGGAGGCGGAGAAAAATGGATGACCAATGCGGCAGGAAACCTTGCCCGTAAAGGTCACCATGTCATCCTTGCTGGCAAAAAAAACTCCCGTATACTCAACTATGCCGCCCAACAGGGTATCGAAACAGCCGTTATTGAAATCCGTTCCGACATCAGTCCGCTGACAACAGCCCGTATTGCCCGATGGCTGAAAGAGCACAGAACCGATATTCTGATCTGCAACCTCAACAAGGACGTACGTGTCGCCGGCCTTGCCGCACGCATTGCCGGTACACCGGTCGTATTGGCACGCCACGGGATGCTGCTCTGCAGTCGGAAATGGAAACACAAGCTTACGCTGACAAAACTGACCGATGGCATTATCACCAACAGCAGAACCATCCGGGAAACCTATTCCGGCTACGGCTGGTTTCCGACTGATTTTGTCAAGGTCATCTACAACGGGCTCACGATTCCCGAGAAGGTTGACGCTGTGGATTTTTCACAACGTTTCCCGGGAAAAAAAATCATCTGCAGTGCCGGAAGGCTATCTGAACAGAAAGGGTTCGGCGACCTGATCGATACAGCGGCAATCATCAGGAAAAACCGCGACGATATTGTCTTTCTGGTATCGGGTGAAGGAAAGCTGGAAAGTGAACTGAAGACGAAAGTCAGGGATCTCGGGCTGGAGGGATCATTCATTTTTGAAGGCTTTACACCGGATATTTTCCCTTGGCTCAAAGGATGTGACCTGTTTGTGCTGGCATCGCTCTTCGAAGGCATGCCCAATGTGGTCATGGAGGCGATGGCGATGTCCAAACCCGTTATCACTACCGATGTCAACGGCGCACGCGAATTGATGGAAGACGAAAAAACCGGCCTTATCGTTCCCCCCTCGGATCCGGAGGCGATGGCCTCGGTCATTGTGTCGATCATCGACGACGATCGCCGTCTTGCAACGATGGGATCTCTGGGAAAGCAGCGTGTCGCAAAACACTTCACCACAGAAAAAATGGCCGAAAACCTCGAGGCGCACCTTCTTGAAAAGCTCCGACGCAAAGGGATCAGAAAATGA